The Polyangium mundeleinium genome contains the following window.
CGGACATGCCGCTGCGCTTGCTCGAGCACGACCAGCCGGAGGAGCTCGTGGTCGGCAGCGTCGCAGGTGACGCGTCGAATGGCAGCGACGACGGCGCGTCGCAGGCGCCGCGCGCCAGGCCCGCGCCCCTTCGCTGGGGCGAAGATCGGCCCGCGGTCCTGGGCAGCACGCGCGACGGCCATTTCGCCTGGGTCGGCGAGCGGGACAGCACGGCCGTCCTCGACCTCGACACGGGAATCCCGCAGCTCGACCCCGTGACGCAAACCGAAATCTCTGCGGAGGACCCCGCGGTGCGCGTGTCCTCGGAGGCCCCGTTCGAGGAAGCTTATGCCGGCGAGATGGCGACGGCGATGGGGTTGACCCCGCAGAATCGATTTCGAATCCTCCACGGCACCGGCGTGGTCAGTGACGGCGAGAAGCTCTTGTTCCGGATCGACGCGCGGATCCTCGCGGCCGCGTTCAGCCCTGCCGCCGATCGAATCGCCATTGCCACGGACGAGGAGATCGTCCTCATCTCCGTCAGCGACACACCTGCCATCCTCGGCCGATTTGCCGCACCCGATGCGCCGCATCCGTCGTCGGCGTGACGCGCGCCGAGCGGAAGGCACAGATCCTCCGCGCGCCATGTCCGTCTCATCGAGCCCGATGCGTCCTGCTCTGCTCCTCCTCGTCCTCGCCTTCGCGCCCGGGTGCACCCGCCCTCTCGACGAGCCCATCACCCCTGCGAACGAAAGCAAAGAAGCACAAACCCCCGCGGCGCCGGCAGGCGCCTCCACGGCGACCGAGCTCGATCCGCGGTTCGTCCCGCTCATCGCCGCCGCGTTCCGCGACTACAAGACCTGGGCGCGTGTCGACGACGAGCTGCGCTGGGCGCCCTGGCTTTGCCGCATGCCCCAGCCGGGCCGTGCGCGCATGAGCGCTGCGGAGGACGGCGGCCACGCGCGCAAGCTTTATTCGGTGTTTGCCAAGGAGCAGCATCCCTACCCGATCATCCCTACCGCCGCGCCCGTGCCCCAGCCGTTGGGGCAGACCCTCGTCAAGGAGAGTTATCTCCCCGAGCTCATGGACAAGCCGATTCCTCAGGACGAACTCAACGCCCTCCAGGAAAAGCCCGTGACGGCCGACCATTTCAATCCGTATGTACGGGTCGGCGATCGGGTCTACCGCGCCTCGCGCCTCGCCGGGGCGTACGTCGTGCTCAAGGTCGCGCCCGAAACGCCGGGCACGGACGCGGGTTGGGTCTATGGAACGGTCACGCCCGAGGGGGAGGTGACGTCCGCAGGGCGCGTCGCGTCGTGCATGGGCTGCCACGTGAGCGCGCGTCACGAACGTGTGTTCGGGCTGGAATCCGCGAACCACGGCGACAATTGAACATCCGCTGAAATCGCTGCTCCCGCGCCTTCCAATGCCGCTCCTTCGTGCTTGACAGGGGATGGCACCCGGCATAGCGGGTCTCCATGAAATACGGGCTCCTGGTCGTGACGAACGTGCTGGTCTTGTTCGGGACCGGCTGTCTCGGGGCGCTTGCGGGCGGCGGCGGCCGCTCCCCGGATCCGGATATGGCGAATGCCCGGCTCGCCGAGTTCGACGCGGCCCTGGGCGTCAGCGCGCCGGTGGACCTCGCGACCGAGGCCGACGTGAAGGCGCGCGCTGCTGCGCGGGAGAAACTCTGGCTCTGCGGCGGCGACGTGGCTCCGGACGATACTTTCTCGAAGCACTCCTGGAAGACCTTCGCCCGCGACTATCCCGAGGCGAAGCTCACCACCTCGAAAGGCGAGCTGACGGCGGCCGAGATGCGGGCTCAGTGCGAGAAGGCGTTCACGGAATTCGAATCGGCGTCCGTCACCGCGTGTGGCATTCGACAGGTATGGGTCGAGAGCATGGCCACCCCGGGGGGCTTTACCGATCCGAAGATTTCGCCGCCCAAGAAGCGCGGGTGGCATTTCACGCCGTGCGGCGAGACGCCTGCCGCGGCCAAGGGCCCCAAGGAAGTCGAGGCGGTTCGTCCGGAGATCATGAGCGCTTGTGGCGAGGGCACCAGCGTCCTCCTGATGCCCGCGCAGTGGGGTACGTCCTCCGAGGCGAACAAACGCGTCGTCGTGGTGGAGTGTCGACGCGAGCGTGGTGCATTCAGCGACTGGCGTGGCGGCGATCCGTCGCTGAAGTAGGCCGGAACGTAGGTCCGAGGGGGTCGCTTCGCGTCGACCCCTGCCGGTCATCGTCCACCGAGGGGGTCACCTCGCGCCGACACCCGCCGGTCATCGTGGACCGAGGGGGTCGCCTCGTGTCGACCCCCGCCGGTCATCGTCCACCGAGGGGGTCGCTTCGCGTCGACCCCCGCCGGCCATCGTGGACCAAGGGGGTAGCTTCGCGTCGACCTCCACCGGTCATCGTGGACCGAGGAGGTTGCCTCGCGTCGACCCCTGCCGGTCATCGTCCACCGAGGGGGTAGCCTCGCGTCGACCCCCGCGGTCATCGTCGTGGGCGTTGGGAGGACGATGGGGAGTCCGCGTGTCCAGCCCCGGCTCGTCCTTCTGTGCATCCAGGATCGATGCTACGATTGCATCGAGAATGGGAAAACCGGCGGAGACCTCTCACGCGTGCGAATTTCAGACGCCCACGACCGGCGCCTCCGTGCAGCTCTTTCGCTCGAACGCGCGATCGTTCGCGGCCGAGAGCACCGACAACGCGCGGATCCTGGTGGGGGTGCTGCGCCGTGGCATGGTCCGCACCGAGGCGGCCGGCGGGCTCCTGGTCAGCGACGCGCGTGAAGCGCCTTGCGTGTGGATCATGCCCGCGCATACCACGTATGCCGTCACCGCCATCCCCGGCCACGCGCCCGAGGGAAAGGGCACGCTCTCCGAGCCGCGCGGCGTCGCGCTCGCCCGCGAATACCTGCACGCCCATCCCGGCGAGCAGGTCCCCCTCGACCAGCTCGCGGCGGTCGCGGGCCTCAGCAAATACCACCTCGTCCGCGCGTTTCGCGCGGCGGTGGGAATGCCGCCGCACGCCTACCAGCTCCGGCTGCGCCTCACCCGGTCGCTTTTTTTGCTGCGGCAGGGGCAGCCGCCCTCCGCGATCGCCTACGAGCTCGGCTTCGCGGATCAGAGCCATTACACCCGCGCGTTCCGCGCCGAGTTCGGGACGACGCCGGGCGCGTGGCTCCGGGACCTCGCCCCGCCACGCGCCCGCGCGCGCCTCGGTGATACGCCCGATCCCGCGCCTACGGGAGCGCGAGCTTGGCGAGCGACGGCTTGGCCTTCGACGGATCCGAGGCCAGCGCCGCGAACGCCGCATTCGTGATGTAGAGCGTCTCGTCGTCGACGACGAGCGAGGCCGGCGATTGCAGCGGCTCGCCGCTCGCGATGCTCTTCACCGACTTGTCCATGCCGATGCGGAGAATCGTCTCCTTGTAATTGATCGCCACGATCAGGTCGCCCGTGCTCGGGTCCACCGCGATCCCGTCCGCGCCCGAGAGCGTGGCGCAATCCGTGGCCAGGAAGACCTCGGGGGTGCCCGCGCTGCCATCCGCGTTCACGGGGATCTTCACGATCGAGGCGCGATCGGTATTCGTCGCGTAATACGCGTCCCCGGCGCGCACGAAGCCATTGATGCCGAGGTGGAAGTTCGTCTGCACGCCGCAGACCGTCGGGTCGGGCGTGAGTAGCATGCCCTCGACCCACTTCGAGACCGTGCCGCCGTCCTTTGATACCTTGAAGATGGCGCCGGACATCGAGTCGCTGACGAAGAGGTCGCCGGCCGCGTCGAAGCGCAGGTCGTTGTTGAAGACCATGCCCGGATCCGAGGCGAAGAGCGTCGCATCGCCGCCCGCGGGCGCGACGCGGTAAATGCCCGTCTGCGGCCCGCCCGCCGCGGTGATGTTGAGGGCGCCGTAGACCGCGCCGTCCGGACCGAGGGTCAGGCCGACGAGCGCGCCGCCATTTTGCGGGAAGGCGGGCATGGCGCCGAAAGGTGAAATCGCGCCCGTCGCGAGGTCGACCTTCAGGATCTGCCCGGTGAGCACCGCGCCGACGTACGCGACGCCGTCCTTGATGTCGAGCCCCTCGACGTATTCGCCTTTCATGGGATCAAACGCGGCGAGCACCTCGGGGGCGCTGCTGCTCCCGCCGCCACCGCCGTCGCCTCCTTGGCCGCCCGTGCCGCCATTGCCGCCGGCGCCGCCGCTCCCGCCGGAGCCCGACGAAGAGCTTTGGGTCGAGGCGGGCGCGGGATCATCGCTGCATCCGGCGACGAGCGCCGAGGTCGAGACCAGAAACGAGACGATCGCAATCGAGAGGGAACGGCTGTGCATGGTCGTAAGCTCCTCGTCGACGCGGGGGAGAGGTGCGCGCCGACGAGGGGCAAGATGCATCCAGCGAGGCGCGGCGTATGGACGCGCCTTGCGCCCCCGCGAAAAAGCGTGAAATCGCGGCGTTCGAGGGCGCGAAGGTGGCTCGGGCGGGCGCGGCGCGGGCCGGCGGAGGGGCCGTTTGGAAGAATCTTGCGGAGGCCCTCAGCGAACGAAGCGGATCCGGATCGGCCCCAGCGACGCCTGGATCGGTTGCCCATCCCGATCCAGCGCGGGCCTGTAGTGGTGCTGCGCCGCGCAGAACCTCGCCTGGGCGCCGAAGCCGTACCCCGGATCGGACACCACCTCGACATTCTGCGCGCGACCGTCCGCGCGCACGAGGATCCGTAGCACCACCACCACGTTCCTGATGCCGGCTGCTTCGGCTTCCGACGGGAAATCGCAGTCCCACGCGCGGTCGCCGTGGAGCGACGCCGGCCGGGATCGATCGGGCGACGGCGGCGGGAGCGGGCGCGGGAGCGACGGCGCGCCGCCCCCCCGCTGCGTCCGGCGCGCCGGTCGAAGCCCCGCGCCAAGCATCGACACCAAGCCGGTGCCTTCGCCAATGCCGGTCACGAAGGTGACGGCCGAAAGATCCGGCAGTCCCTGCTGCACCAGCACCGGCGGCGCTGCCATCGGGAGGGGCTCCGGTTCCTCGGGGGCCTCCTTCGGCGGGTTATCGGCGGAATCCTTTTGCGGAGGCCGCGGCGCCTGCATTGCAATGGGCGTGGGCGGCGGCTCCTCCGGCGGCTCGGGCGCGGGTTTCTCGGGCGGCGGTGGCGGCGGCTCGACCGGGACCTCGAACGGATCGAGCTCTGCCTGGATCGCCTCGCGCAGTTCGCGCACCCTGGCGTGGCTCCCGTCGTGCAGGTATCCCGCGCCAAACAACGCCCCATGCGCGGCGGTCGCCACGAGCAGCCAGCCCACGCGCAGGGAGCCCTCATCCACGGGAGCGCACCTGCAAGCAAGCCCCGGGCCAGCTCGGCGCGCCCGACAAACACCCGTAGCGCCGAGGAGGTGCCAGCGACACGTTGCGCAATTCGCGCAAATCCGCTGCGCGATCTGCGCAGGGGGGCGCGGATGCACACCGCGGAGGCGCCGTACGCATGGGTCGCCTCGTCGTTCCCCCGTCGTCTCGCATGGGCCAACCCCGGCGCTTGCGCATGGCGAAGCTAATAGCCGAGGTGCATCAGCGTCCAGCCGCCGGGGACGCGATAGAGGATGGCCGCCGCGTCGCCGCCGTCGAGCAGCAGCCCGTCGCCGACGGCGCCCGGCGCAGGTGATTCGACGATCCTCTTGCCGATCTGCCCGACGAAGAAGGGGGCGCCGTTGCGGAGCTTGCGGGGTCGCAGCTCCCAGCGCCGGATCCAGCCGAGGTCGGCGTCGATTTCCTCCTTGGGCCCCGCCGCTTCCGGCGCGGCGCCGACGTCGGCCACCTCCGTCTTTGTCCAGGAGATGCCTCGGCGCCCTCCGCCGAGCAGGTCTGTGGGGCTCGTAGCCATGAGAAGGGCGATGCCGAGGGCGCCCGCGCGGCTGCGCACGAGCACCGCGTCGTCGAGGCGGCCGTCGCCGTCGAGATCGCCTTGCACGCTACACGGGCTTGACCGCGCGACATCACAGGCAACGTGATGATCCGGCAGCGCGGAGCGTAGCCGGGTCACGAGCTCCCTCGGGGGCTCCCGTCGTGGCGGCGCGTCTCGTTCCTCCGCGTCCGGGCCCTTTTCGTCGACGATTTCCTTGGCGGGCACATCGCCGGCCACCTGGAGCACTGCGGGCTTCGAAGCACCCACCGACGGTTTGGGCTCTGGCGTCGGCGTGCAGGCGCAGAGCGCGGGCGCGGCGAGGGCGAACGACGTCACGAGGAAGGCTACGATTCGCTGCATGGGGATGGTATCGGAGCGGGGCGGCTGCGTGTGACAGGCACTCCGCTGAAGCCGCGCTCCACGGCCGGAGAGTAGCACGCCCCGACGTTGGTTTCCGGTGCCTCCGGACGAGCGCCCGTGGTAGGGACGCGCGTCGCGCAGGTTCTCCATTCCCCAATGCTGCTTTCCTTGCATGAACCCATGAAAAACGCTGGTGCCATCGGGGCCTTGCTGGCTGCAATGACGTTCTTTTCGGGCTGCGGCGGAGCGTCCGGGACAGCGCCCCTCGGGCCGCCGCGCGCCTCCACGGCGAGCGGCGGAGGCACGCCCCCGATCGCGCGTGCATGCCCCGCGGTGGAGTCGATTCCCGAGCCAGGTGGCTCGACGGCGGCCTCCCTCCCGGCGGCCCTCCCCGCGCCCACATTCACGGGGACGGCTGGAAAAGGCCTCTATCTGCTCAAGCCGGCGCGTGTCTTCGACGGCGACACCGCGCGCCCGCACGAGGGATGGGTGGTCGTGGTGCGCGGCAATCGCATCGAAGCGGCGGGGCCCGAGGCGCAGGTGCAGGCGCCCCAAGACGCGGTGGTCGTCGATTTGCCGAACACGACGCTGTTGCCCGGCCTCATCGAGGGGCATTCGCATTTCCTGTTGCATCCGTACGACGAAGCCTCCTGGGACAAACAGGTGGCCCGGGAGCCGCTCACGCTCCGCGTCGCCCGCGCGACGAACCACGCGCGCAGCACCCTCCTCGCCGGCTTTACCACGGTCCGTGATCTCGGGACGGAAGGGGCAGGGTACGCCGACGTCGGGCTCAAGCAGGCCATCGATCAGGGAATCATCCCCGGCCCGCGGATGATCGTCACGACGAAGGCCATCGTCGCCACGGGGAGTTATGGTCCGAAGGGGTTTGATCCCGGCTTTCACGTGCCGCAGGGCGCAGAGGAAGCCGATGGGAAGGATCAGCTCATGCGCGTCGTGCGCGACCAGATCGGGCACGGCGCCGATTGGATCAAGGTCTATGCGGACTACTACTGGGGGCCCGGCGGCGAGGCGCGGCCGACGTTCTCGGTCGAGGAGCTTCAGCTCATCGTCGAGACGGCGCGTTCGAGCGGCCGGAGCGTCGCGGCGCACGCGACCTCGGCCGAAGGAATGCGGCGCGCGGCCCTCGCCGGTGTCGATACGATCGAGCACGGCGACGAGGGGACGCCGGACGTCTTCAAGCTCATGGCAAAGAATCATGTCGCGTTTTGCCCGACGCTCGCGGCAAGCGAGGCGTTCGCGCGTTATCAGGGCTGGAAGAAGGGCAGCACGCCCGAACCCGCGAGCCTCACGAAGAAACGCAAGGTCTTCAAGGCAGCGCTCGACGCAGGGGTGAGCCTCGTGAACGGGAGCGACGCCGGCGTATTCGCGCACGGCGACAATGCCCGAGAGCTCGAGCTGCTCGTGGAGTACGGCGCGACGCCGGTCGATGCATTGCGCGCGGCGACCGCCCGCGGGGCGAAGCTTTTGCACCTCGACGCGGCGATCGGCGCGGTGGCGGCCGGCAAGCTGGCCGATCTGATCGCGGTCGAAGGGGATCCCACGCGGGAGATTGGGGCGCTTCGGAAGGTCCGGTTCGTGATGAAGGGAGGGGCCATCTACAGGGCCCCGTGAAGCGCAAGGCAAGCGGATCCAGCAGCGCCTCTGCGCACCCAGCACGTCCCCTCGGCGTCACGCGGCCGTGACAGGTCACGCGGTCGTGACCGCGCGTCGTGACCACGCGCGACACCCACCACGCTCGGGCAACCCCGCGAGGAGGGCCCGGAGGGGCCACCCGTTTCGATCGTCCACGGCATCGTCCCGAGGCGCGCATAACCGCGCTCGGGTGTCCCGATGCCACCGCAGTAAATGGCCTTTTCTGACCGTGTTTCTGATTTGTTTCGCCGAAGCAACGTGATAGTGCCGATCTCGTTATGCCATAAGGAGGTCTCATGAACCCTTGCGCGAGCCGTGGCTGGCATGTCCTCCCCTCTTCAGCCCGAACGAGATCGCGTGGGAGATACGCGCTCCTGCTCATGTCGACGCTCATTCTCGCGAGCTGTGCCGAGGGGCTCACGGGCGAGCCCGACAATCCTAGCGCCGGCGCTGGCGCCGGGACCGGCTCCGGCGGCGCGGGAGGCACCGGTCAGGGAGGGGCGTCGAGCTCGTCTGTATCATCGAGCTCGTCTGCGTCATCGAGCTCGTCCGCATCATCGAGCTCGTCTGCATCATCGAGTTCGTCGTCATCGAGCTCGTCCGCGTCATCGAGCTCGTCCGCGTCATCGGGCGCGGGAGGGAGTGGTGGCGCTGGTGGTGCTGGCGGGGGCGGCGGTGCTGGTGGCGCTGGCGGCGGCCCGACCGGCATGGTGGTTCAGTACAAGGTGGAGATCAGCGCCGCCGCGAGTGCGGCCATCGGTTCCCAGTTCTGGATCGTCAACAACGGCAGCGAGCCGGTGAGCCTCGATGATCTCACGCTTCGTTATTACTTGACGAACGAAGTCGCAGCCACGCTCATGAAGACCGTCAACTGGGCCAATGTCGGCGTCGTGGGCGGCCCCAACACGGGTTTCCCCACGGGCAACATCAGCGTCGGGGTCGTGCCGATGGCCATGCCCGCGGCGTCTGCCGACACGTACCTGGAGTTCGGCTTCACGGGCGGCAACATGCTCTCTCCCGGCTACCGCCTGCAGTTCTCGTGGACCGTTCAGAACTTCATGTCCCAGAGCTTCACGCAGACCGGGGACCATTCGTTCAACGCTGCGGCCTCGATGCAGATGGATTGGGCGAACGTGGTGCTGATGTACCAAGGCCAGTCGGTGGTGTGGGGCATCGAGCCCTGACGGACGACCGAGAGCCCCTGTTCCCCAGCCACGGACGCGGCTTCCCCGGACGACGGAGGGGGAAGGGGTCTTCGTGGTCGGGGAACAGGCGTCCTCTCGGCTGGGGAAGACGCTTTTACTTGGGGACTTCCGGTCCACAATTCACGAACGAGAGGTTCGTGTCGATACGGAACGTCGACTCGGGCGTGTGTCGCTCTGCGTGGAAAAGGTCGAGCGAATAGACCTTCCCTTTCACGAGGCCGAGCTGCTCGGCGGACACGTCGAGGACGACCGCGGTCGATCCCTTCGGGTGAAGCCCGCCCAGATCGACGGCGAGCTGGCCGTTGATGAAGACCCACACATCGTCGTCTCCTTCGAACAGGAAGGTCTCGCCGCCATTGTATTGAAACCGCGTGTGCAGCTCCGTGGTGAAGCTGAAGTTGTGGATCACGCCTTCCTTGTCGACGCCCGAGTTGCCCCAGCCCGCGTTGTCGAGCGGAAAGAAGGACAAGCTCTGGAAGGTGAAGAGCCCGCCGGGCTGCGGAGCGAGCCACAACTCGAGCAGGTAGGGCTTGTTCACGTTCGCCGTGTCGCGATACCATTGCTCGAAGTTTGCCTTCGTCGTCGTCTCTGGCCCGAAGGGACACGTCGGCGGCGGAGCCGGATGACCCTCTTCGCACTGCGACGCGTAGACGGGCTTCCCGTCGGGGCCGAGGACAGGCTCCACCAGGCCCTTCGTGATATCGTTGCCGTACAAGGGGCCCTCGAAGTCGAGGTGCCCGCCCGCCTCGCTCCTGCCTTTGAAGTCACGAACGACGGCCACCAGGACATTGCCGCACGCCTCGTTCTCGCTCGGGCCTCCTCCACCATTGCCCGAACCCTCGCTCGTCGGCCCTCCAAGCTTGTAGCCCCCCACCTCCGTCGCGAGGAAGGCCGGAGGCAGTGTCTCGACGATGCCGCCGTCCTCTTCCGTGCCGCCGTCCGGGATGGCGAGTCCTCCCACGCCGACGGAGATATCGCCCCCGGCGCCGCCGCTGCCGCCGGTGCCACCGCCGCCCGCGCTGCTGCCGCCGCTGCCGCTGCCGGTCGTGTTGCTGCCGGAGGTCGCGCTGCATGCGGCGCACGAAAGGAGACACGCATAGGCGAGCGCGCGCGCCCTCGCGGCGCGGCGCCGATGCAGCACGGGCAGCATACGCTTCCTCCGATCCATGGTGAGTTCCCCCATCGAGTGGACTGTCCGACCAGCCCTAACAACACGAGATGGTCGCGATCCATCAAATTCGTAGTCAATGGGTCGGTTTTACCGACGCAGTCGCGAGGAGCGATCCATATGGAATTTTCGCGCCGATTCGTCGCGTGATCCTGACGCAATGCGGCGCAGAGACGGCCCTCGCGGGGCTGATGGTAAAAGTACGCAATGTACTGATCAATTGCCCGAGTTTGTTTATCGTTCCCCACATGCTTCGACGCCCGCTCCTCTTCGCTTCTCTGAGTGTTGCAATTCTCGGCTTGATCGCCTGCAGCGCCACACCTGCCGGGCAAGGAGGGAGTGGAGGCAGTAGCAGCGGCAGCGGGGGTGGCTCGAGTGGTGGCTCGGGTGGCGAAGGGGGGCTCATCCTCGCGGGCAGCGGCGGGAGCGGGGGAGGGGGCGGGCCGGACAAACCGCCTCCGAAGATTGACGAGACGTTGCCTCCGGGCTTTACCGCCGAGACGACCTACGGCGGCTGGAAGATCCTCGGGCCGCTCGCGGATTTCAACGAGCCGAGCCAGAACGTCTGCGCCAACGTGCTGCGCGCCATCGCGCGCGACTTCACGCAAGCGCACATCGACTTCGGCCAAGAGAAGCCGGCGTCGTGGATCGATCCCGGCCTCTACACAGGGCAGATCCTCCCGCTCCTCCCCACCGACCGCAAGCCCGACATCAACCCCGCGCGTATGCCGCTCGACGTGATCGAGTCCTTCGACGATTGGTACAGGAACGTTGGCGGCGTGAACGTGCCTTACGTGATGGATCTGTGGCTACAGCCGGACCCGGAAAAGGAGGGGTACTTCCTCTTCGACTCGAACAGCTTCTTCCCGCTCGACAAGTTCAACACGTCGCCGGGGGACGTGCAGATCGGCGGCAACGACGTCGGCCCGCACAACTTCCTGTTCACGATCGAGCTGCACACCGCGTTCGAGTACAAGGGCGGCGAGGTCTTCAACTTCCGCGGCGACGACGACGTGTTCGTGTTCATCAACGACAAGCTCGCGGTGGACATCGGAGGCATCCACGGTCCGCTCACGGGCAACGTGAACCTCGACGTGCGCGCGGCGGAGCTCGGGATCACGGTGGGCAACGTCTACAAGCTCGACCTCTTCCAGGCCGAGAGAAACCCCGGCGGCTCGAACTTCCGCATCGAGACGAGCCTCGATTTCCGGGAGTGTGGGATCCTGCCGGATGACGTCCC
Protein-coding sequences here:
- a CDS encoding helix-turn-helix transcriptional regulator; this translates as MGKPAETSHACEFQTPTTGASVQLFRSNARSFAAESTDNARILVGVLRRGMVRTEAAGGLLVSDAREAPCVWIMPAHTTYAVTAIPGHAPEGKGTLSEPRGVALAREYLHAHPGEQVPLDQLAAVAGLSKYHLVRAFRAAVGMPPHAYQLRLRLTRSLFLLRQGQPPSAIAYELGFADQSHYTRAFRAEFGTTPGAWLRDLAPPRARARLGDTPDPAPTGARAWRATAWPSTDPRPAPRTPHS
- a CDS encoding SMP-30/gluconolactonase/LRE family protein, whose translation is MHSRSLSIAIVSFLVSTSALVAGCSDDPAPASTQSSSSGSGGSGGAGGNGGTGGQGGDGGGGGSSSAPEVLAAFDPMKGEYVEGLDIKDGVAYVGAVLTGQILKVDLATGAISPFGAMPAFPQNGGALVGLTLGPDGAVYGALNITAAGGPQTGIYRVAPAGGDATLFASDPGMVFNNDLRFDAAGDLFVSDSMSGAIFKVSKDGGTVSKWVEGMLLTPDPTVCGVQTNFHLGINGFVRAGDAYYATNTDRASIVKIPVNADGSAGTPEVFLATDCATLSGADGIAVDPSTGDLIVAINYKETILRIGMDKSVKSIASGEPLQSPASLVVDDETLYITNAAFAALASDPSKAKPSLAKLALP
- a CDS encoding energy transducer TonB — protein: MDEGSLRVGWLLVATAAHGALFGAGYLHDGSHARVRELREAIQAELDPFEVPVEPPPPPPEKPAPEPPEEPPPTPIAMQAPRPPQKDSADNPPKEAPEEPEPLPMAAPPVLVQQGLPDLSAVTFVTGIGEGTGLVSMLGAGLRPARRTQRGGGAPSLPRPLPPPSPDRSRPASLHGDRAWDCDFPSEAEAAGIRNVVVVLRILVRADGRAQNVEVVSDPGYGFGAQARFCAAQHHYRPALDRDGQPIQASLGPIRIRFVR
- a CDS encoding amidohydrolase family protein gives rise to the protein MKNAGAIGALLAAMTFFSGCGGASGTAPLGPPRASTASGGGTPPIARACPAVESIPEPGGSTAASLPAALPAPTFTGTAGKGLYLLKPARVFDGDTARPHEGWVVVVRGNRIEAAGPEAQVQAPQDAVVVDLPNTTLLPGLIEGHSHFLLHPYDEASWDKQVAREPLTLRVARATNHARSTLLAGFTTVRDLGTEGAGYADVGLKQAIDQGIIPGPRMIVTTKAIVATGSYGPKGFDPGFHVPQGAEEADGKDQLMRVVRDQIGHGADWIKVYADYYWGPGGEARPTFSVEELQLIVETARSSGRSVAAHATSAEGMRRAALAGVDTIEHGDEGTPDVFKLMAKNHVAFCPTLAASEAFARYQGWKKGSTPEPASLTKKRKVFKAALDAGVSLVNGSDAGVFAHGDNARELELLVEYGATPVDALRAATARGAKLLHLDAAIGAVAAGKLADLIAVEGDPTREIGALRKVRFVMKGGAIYRAP
- a CDS encoding cellulose binding domain-containing protein, which encodes MVVQYKVEISAAASAAIGSQFWIVNNGSEPVSLDDLTLRYYLTNEVAATLMKTVNWANVGVVGGPNTGFPTGNISVGVVPMAMPAASADTYLEFGFTGGNMLSPGYRLQFSWTVQNFMSQSFTQTGDHSFNAAASMQMDWANVVLMYQGQSVVWGIEP
- a CDS encoding fibro-slime domain-containing protein, which produces MDRRKRMLPVLHRRRAARARALAYACLLSCAACSATSGSNTTGSGSGGSSAGGGGTGGSGGAGGDISVGVGGLAIPDGGTEEDGGIVETLPPAFLATEVGGYKLGGPTSEGSGNGGGGPSENEACGNVLVAVVRDFKGRSEAGGHLDFEGPLYGNDITKGLVEPVLGPDGKPVYASQCEEGHPAPPPTCPFGPETTTKANFEQWYRDTANVNKPYLLELWLAPQPGGLFTFQSLSFFPLDNAGWGNSGVDKEGVIHNFSFTTELHTRFQYNGGETFLFEGDDDVWVFINGQLAVDLGGLHPKGSTAVVLDVSAEQLGLVKGKVYSLDLFHAERHTPESTFRIDTNLSFVNCGPEVPK
- a CDS encoding fibro-slime domain-containing protein yields the protein MLRRPLLFASLSVAILGLIACSATPAGQGGSGGSSSGSGGGSSGGSGGEGGLILAGSGGSGGGGGPDKPPPKIDETLPPGFTAETTYGGWKILGPLADFNEPSQNVCANVLRAIARDFTQAHIDFGQEKPASWIDPGLYTGQILPLLPTDRKPDINPARMPLDVIESFDDWYRNVGGVNVPYVMDLWLQPDPEKEGYFLFDSNSFFPLDKFNTSPGDVQIGGNDVGPHNFLFTIELHTAFEYKGGEVFNFRGDDDVFVFINDKLAVDIGGIHGPLTGNVNLDVRAAELGITVGNVYKLDLFQAERNPGGSNFRIETSLDFRECGILPDDVPK